A genomic region of Jeotgalibaca ciconiae contains the following coding sequences:
- the rpoE gene encoding DNA-directed RNA polymerase subunit delta, which translates to MRLTELEGINKNELSMIEVAHALLEETGEVMDFNVLLVRVQEYLGMSEEELEGKMVRFYTNLNIDGSFISLGENRWGLRSWYPIDSIDEEILSTIDEDEVRVRRKKRKKLNAFATSDDDDVIDYNDDDPEDTFASDEDEEEDEREVDEVVEDVDDEVEIDDDLDDNLDDELDDVPESIEEDLTLIDDDFEDEDEEEL; encoded by the coding sequence GTGAGGCTGACGGAATTAGAGGGAATAAATAAAAATGAATTATCGATGATTGAAGTTGCACATGCACTTTTAGAAGAAACCGGCGAAGTTATGGATTTCAATGTGTTGCTTGTTCGTGTTCAAGAATACTTAGGTATGTCTGAAGAAGAACTAGAAGGCAAAATGGTTCGTTTCTATACAAATTTAAATATTGACGGAAGCTTTATCTCATTAGGAGAAAACCGCTGGGGACTGCGTTCTTGGTATCCGATTGACTCCATTGATGAAGAAATTCTTTCTACAATTGACGAAGACGAAGTTCGTGTTCGCCGTAAGAAACGCAAGAAGCTGAATGCTTTTGCTACATCTGACGATGATGACGTGATTGATTACAACGATGACGATCCAGAAGATACTTTTGCATCTGATGAGGATGAGGAAGAAGATGAGCGCGAAGTAGATGAAGTTGTTGAAGATGTTGATGATGAAGTAGAAATTGATGATGATTTGGATGATAATTTAGACGATGAATTAGATGATGTTCCTGAAAGCATCGAAGAAGACTTGACACTCATTGACGATGATTTTGAAGATGAGGATGAAGAAGAATTATAA
- a CDS encoding DUF1934 domain-containing protein, translated as MPVDKSTVIEYRLETVIEQEGEREVFLYEGKGKIVRMGEWLYLRYEEEHTNNKVTIKLSQAGKVTIIRRSGEELASRMSFETAEKGSALLPTPAGMMELETNTKRLLQNYQDRPFSGTIQLDYTLGSNNQVLGNYGLSLQFTT; from the coding sequence TTGCCAGTTGATAAAAGTACAGTTATTGAATATCGTTTAGAAACAGTTATTGAACAAGAAGGAGAACGTGAAGTTTTCCTTTACGAAGGAAAAGGAAAAATCGTTCGAATGGGAGAATGGCTTTATCTTCGTTATGAAGAGGAACATACAAACAATAAAGTAACGATTAAACTTTCTCAAGCCGGAAAAGTGACGATTATTCGTCGTTCAGGGGAAGAGTTGGCTTCCAGAATGTCTTTTGAGACAGCAGAAAAAGGTAGCGCTCTACTGCCAACGCCTGCTGGAATGATGGAACTTGAGACAAATACGAAACGTTTATTGCAAAATTATCAAGACAGGCCCTTTTCTGGTACAATTCAATTAGATTATACGTTGGGTTCCAACAATCAGGTACTGGGAAATTATGGATTGTCATTGCAATTTACTACCTAA
- a CDS encoding lipoate--protein ligase family protein: MTDFLTNSTYQVYDSSISALKTQTYSHFALGDALIRQVNTEDIPAIIHFWPIDQMIILGMMDTKLPYLDEGVSFLKNEGYQVCVRPAGGLAVVADPGIINFSLILQEPANSKVSIDAGYEVMLRLIQKVLAPYNEEIKAYEIEDSYCPGKFDLSIDGKKFAGIAQRRFKKGIAIMIYLSVEGNQQRRGELIQTLYEKGMRGEETRWKYPAVNPDSMANLSDLLGVSLTVPQIKEMVLTALKEEENRLIEGNYTAELMTEYQSAYDKMEKRNIQTFGN; encoded by the coding sequence ATGACAGATTTTTTAACGAATTCAACCTATCAAGTTTATGACAGTTCCATCAGCGCGTTAAAAACGCAGACTTATTCTCATTTTGCATTAGGAGATGCCTTGATTCGCCAAGTAAACACAGAAGACATTCCTGCCATCATTCATTTTTGGCCAATTGATCAAATGATTATTTTAGGGATGATGGATACGAAACTGCCCTATTTAGATGAAGGGGTTTCTTTTTTAAAAAATGAAGGATACCAAGTATGTGTTCGTCCGGCAGGTGGATTAGCCGTTGTAGCCGACCCAGGTATCATCAATTTTTCACTTATTTTACAAGAACCAGCTAATAGTAAAGTTTCAATCGATGCTGGATACGAAGTCATGCTGAGACTTATTCAAAAAGTGTTGGCTCCTTATAATGAAGAAATAAAAGCCTATGAAATCGAAGATTCTTATTGCCCCGGTAAATTTGACTTAAGTATTGATGGCAAAAAATTTGCAGGAATTGCTCAAAGGCGTTTTAAAAAAGGAATTGCCATCATGATTTACTTAAGCGTTGAAGGGAATCAGCAACGACGTGGAGAACTCATTCAAACGCTCTACGAAAAAGGGATGCGAGGAGAAGAAACGCGCTGGAAATATCCAGCAGTCAACCCTGATTCCATGGCAAATTTATCCGATTTATTAGGGGTTTCATTGACCGTTCCACAAATAAAAGAAATGGTCCTTACTGCTTTGAAAGAAGAAGAGAACCGATTAATCGAAGGAAATTATACAGCTGAATTAATGACCGAATATCAATCAGCTTATGACAAAATGGAAAAGAGAAATATTCAAACTTTTGGTAACTAA
- a CDS encoding HD domain-containing protein produces the protein MKAFYETEMLAKEKVFRDPVHGYVHVQHRVILDLINTKEFQRLRRIKQLGTSSFTFHGAEHSRFNHSLGVYEIARRICDKFIRNYPSVEPEDGLWNDRERLVTLCAALLHDVGHGPFSHTFEKIFGTDHEALTIQIITSPDTEINQVLLEIGSDFPNQVASVIAKTYPNPQVVQMISSQIDADRMDYLLRDAYYSGVTYGTFDLTRILRVIRPYKKGITFEISGMHAVEDYIVSRYQMYMQVYFHSVSRGMEVVLYHLMKRAKDIYLDEQLEMHHKATFLQPFFKKNWTLKDYLRLDDGVLMTYFNHWSDDSDPTLSDLASRFLNRKPFKSVRFDRNKDMETIQLLQSLIEEMGYNPDYYSSTNNSFDLPYDLYRSGDAGSKTQIEFVQKNGAMIELSQASAIVSSLTGKMRGDERLYFPREVTHGFSREGVNLFDNLAEKFKSYIENEEIITPK, from the coding sequence ATGAAAGCTTTTTATGAAACGGAAATGCTAGCTAAAGAAAAGGTTTTTCGTGATCCGGTTCATGGTTACGTTCATGTTCAACATCGTGTGATTCTAGATCTTATCAATACAAAAGAATTTCAACGGCTTCGTCGGATTAAGCAATTAGGAACTTCTTCCTTTACTTTCCATGGTGCCGAACATTCACGCTTTAATCACTCCTTGGGCGTCTACGAAATCGCGCGCAGAATTTGCGATAAATTCATCCGTAACTATCCAAGCGTTGAACCCGAGGACGGTCTGTGGAATGACCGTGAGCGCTTAGTAACCCTATGTGCTGCCCTTCTTCACGATGTTGGCCACGGACCTTTCTCTCATACTTTTGAGAAAATCTTTGGCACCGACCATGAAGCGCTCACCATCCAAATCATTACTTCTCCAGATACAGAAATAAATCAGGTACTTCTGGAAATTGGTTCTGACTTTCCAAATCAAGTGGCTTCTGTTATCGCAAAAACATATCCGAACCCGCAAGTCGTTCAAATGATTTCAAGTCAAATCGATGCTGATCGAATGGATTATTTATTAAGAGACGCTTATTATTCAGGCGTTACTTATGGAACTTTTGATTTAACAAGAATCCTGCGAGTGATTCGTCCTTATAAAAAAGGAATAACATTTGAGATATCAGGTATGCATGCTGTAGAAGATTATATTGTGAGTCGTTATCAGATGTATATGCAAGTATATTTCCACTCCGTTTCTCGAGGGATGGAAGTTGTCTTATACCATCTCATGAAACGTGCAAAAGATATTTACTTGGATGAACAATTAGAAATGCATCACAAAGCTACTTTCTTACAACCCTTTTTCAAAAAAAACTGGACGTTGAAAGATTATTTGCGGTTGGATGACGGGGTCTTAATGACCTACTTTAATCATTGGTCTGATGATAGTGACCCGACCTTGAGTGACCTGGCGAGCCGATTCCTAAACCGAAAACCATTTAAATCGGTTCGTTTTGATCGGAATAAAGACATGGAGACTATTCAACTTTTACAATCACTCATTGAAGAAATGGGCTATAATCCTGATTATTATTCGTCTACAAATAATAGCTTCGACCTGCCCTACGACCTTTACCGCTCTGGCGATGCCGGCAGTAAAACGCAAATTGAGTTTGTACAAAAAAACGGTGCAATGATTGAGCTTTCCCAAGCAAGTGCCATCGTCTCTTCCTTAACCGGAAAAATGCGAGGCGACGAGCGATTATATTTCCCTCGAGAAGTCACGCATGGTTTCTCCAGAGAAGGCGTAAATTTATTTGATAATCTTGCTGAAAAATTTAAGAGTTATATTGAGAACGAAGAAATCATCACCCCGAAATAA
- a CDS encoding VanZ family protein, translating into MKNKESLGKILFFLYILAVIWIILFKFQLHIDDIKLLSDFNFGTVNLQPFQAPRRINGEVDYSEIIYNVLILIPFGILLPVVSKKMGWLRKIGGILLFTILLETSQYLFSLGACDITDVITNLTGGLIGLISYSTLKKWIEEETLDRYLIPIGYILFIFFLFLFVIIMNIHI; encoded by the coding sequence TTGAAGAATAAAGAAAGTCTAGGGAAAATACTGTTTTTTCTCTATATACTAGCAGTTATCTGGATTATTTTGTTTAAATTCCAATTACACATTGATGATATAAAGCTACTGAGCGATTTTAATTTTGGCACCGTTAATTTACAACCTTTTCAAGCACCTCGTCGTATTAATGGTGAAGTTGATTATTCAGAAATTATTTATAATGTACTTATTTTGATTCCTTTTGGTATCCTACTCCCTGTGGTCAGTAAAAAAATGGGTTGGCTAAGAAAAATTGGAGGTATTCTCTTATTTACAATTTTGTTAGAAACCTCCCAATATCTTTTTTCTTTAGGTGCATGTGATATCACGGATGTTATCACTAATTTAACGGGTGGCTTAATCGGCTTGATCAGCTACAGTACTCTAAAAAAGTGGATCGAAGAAGAAACGTTAGATCGTTATTTAATTCCTATTGGGTACATTCTTTTTATTTTCTTTCTTTTTTTGTTCGTTATTATAATGAATATTCATATATGA
- a CDS encoding 6-phospho-beta-glucosidase has product MGFREDFLWGGATAANQCEGGYNEGGRGLANVDVVPIGEDRYPIITGQMKMFDFDDEHFYPAKKAIDMYHRYKEDIALFGEMGFKTYRLSIAWSRIFPKGDEAEPNEEGLQFYEDLFKECHKYGIEPLVTITHFDCPMHLVEEYGAWRNRKLVGFYENLCRVIFTRYKGLVKYWLTFNEINMILHAPFMGAGLYFEEGDNQEQVKYQAAHHELVASAIATKIAHEVDPENQVGCMLAAGGYYAYSSHPEDVFESRKKDRENYFFIDVQSRGEYPAYALKEMERNGIHVEMEEGDLALLKEHTVDFISFSYYSSRVATADPELLAQTEGNIFASVKNPYLEASEWGWQIDPLGLRITMNDLHDRYQKPLFIVENGLGAVDTPDENGYVEDDYRIEYLAAHIQAMKDAVELDGVDLLGYTTWGCIDLVSAGTGEMKKRYGFIYVDRDNEGNGTLNRSKKKSFDWYKKVIATNGEDLTNK; this is encoded by the coding sequence ATGGGATTTAGAGAAGATTTTCTATGGGGCGGCGCAACTGCTGCGAACCAATGTGAAGGTGGCTATAATGAAGGGGGACGTGGGCTGGCAAACGTCGATGTTGTTCCAATAGGAGAAGACCGTTACCCAATCATCACGGGCCAAATGAAGATGTTCGATTTTGATGATGAGCATTTTTATCCTGCTAAAAAAGCAATCGATATGTATCATCGTTATAAAGAAGATATTGCATTATTTGGCGAAATGGGTTTTAAAACCTATCGTCTTTCCATCGCATGGTCACGGATTTTTCCAAAAGGTGATGAGGCAGAACCAAATGAAGAAGGGCTCCAATTTTATGAAGATTTGTTTAAAGAATGTCATAAATATGGAATTGAGCCATTAGTAACCATTACTCATTTTGACTGTCCCATGCATCTTGTTGAAGAATATGGCGCTTGGCGCAATCGCAAGTTAGTTGGTTTTTATGAGAATCTTTGTCGGGTAATTTTTACTCGTTACAAAGGACTTGTAAAGTATTGGTTGACATTTAACGAAATTAATATGATTTTACACGCACCGTTTATGGGAGCAGGCCTTTATTTTGAAGAAGGCGATAATCAAGAACAAGTAAAATACCAAGCAGCGCATCACGAGTTAGTGGCGAGCGCAATTGCAACGAAAATCGCCCATGAAGTAGATCCAGAAAATCAAGTAGGTTGCATGCTGGCAGCGGGTGGTTATTATGCTTACTCATCTCACCCAGAAGATGTTTTTGAAAGTCGAAAAAAAGATCGTGAAAATTATTTCTTCATTGATGTACAATCACGTGGAGAATATCCAGCCTATGCGCTAAAAGAAATGGAGCGCAATGGGATTCATGTTGAAATGGAAGAGGGCGATTTAGCCTTATTGAAGGAACATACGGTAGATTTTATTTCTTTCTCTTATTATTCTTCTCGCGTTGCTACAGCAGATCCAGAATTATTAGCACAAACAGAAGGAAATATTTTTGCTTCTGTAAAAAATCCATACTTAGAAGCAAGTGAATGGGGCTGGCAAATCGATCCACTAGGATTACGTATTACCATGAATGATTTGCATGACCGCTATCAAAAACCGCTTTTTATTGTAGAAAATGGTCTTGGAGCAGTTGATACACCCGACGAAAATGGCTATGTAGAAGATGATTATCGTATCGAATATTTAGCTGCCCATATCCAAGCTATGAAAGATGCGGTTGAACTAGATGGGGTGGACTTACTAGGGTATACGACTTGGGGCTGTATTGACCTTGTTTCAGCAGGAACCGGAGAAATGAAAAAACGCTACGGATTTATTTATGTAGACCGTGATAACGAAGGTAACGGTACGCTAAATCGTAGCAAGAAAAAATCATTTGACTGGTACAAAAAAGTCATCGCAACGAATGGTGAAGACTTGACGAATAAATAA
- a CDS encoding adenylosuccinate synthase, which translates to MKKLAIVGAQWGDEGKGKIVNYFSKQYDYIIRFSGGANAGHTIYYNGKKYVNHLLPSITPETNSIGVLSKGMALDLNQMIKELEVLEEDFKGISRRFAIDKEIFLVLSYHKEEDAVLEGMRKYPIGTTKKGIGPSFADKVSRENIRLIDLFDEERLYERLENIIYLKNNVYQGKLSINTDDVYEELLKQFHKLQALGCQFISSSEIYEELQTKRVLLEGAQGIMLDLDSGTYPFVTSSQTTAHGASTIDITLTDEDEVMGVVKAYTTRVGEGEFPTEILGEEADELRTLGNEFGATTGRNRRVGWLDLPQLRYAIRKSKLNSIVLTKGDVLNGYDEIKVCTGYESSGTIKKMPMIANEFRDVNPVYKTLKGWKSVFDINFLKYITFIEQELDLEIHYISYGPNTEDIMSKKEFILNIN; encoded by the coding sequence ATGAAAAAACTAGCGATTGTAGGAGCACAATGGGGAGACGAAGGAAAAGGGAAAATTGTTAATTATTTTTCTAAACAGTATGATTACATTATCCGATTTTCAGGTGGAGCGAATGCTGGACATACCATTTACTATAATGGGAAAAAATATGTGAATCATTTACTGCCTTCTATCACGCCAGAAACGAATTCCATTGGTGTTTTATCAAAGGGAATGGCTTTGGACTTAAATCAGATGATTAAAGAGCTAGAGGTTTTGGAAGAGGATTTCAAAGGAATCTCCAGACGATTTGCGATTGATAAAGAAATTTTCTTGGTTCTTTCTTATCACAAAGAAGAAGATGCGGTATTAGAAGGTATGCGAAAATATCCAATCGGCACGACAAAAAAAGGAATCGGCCCAAGCTTTGCGGATAAAGTATCCCGTGAAAATATCCGCTTAATAGATTTATTTGATGAAGAACGATTGTACGAGCGTTTAGAGAATATTATTTATTTAAAGAACAATGTCTATCAAGGGAAGCTTTCGATTAATACGGATGACGTATATGAAGAGCTTTTAAAACAATTCCACAAACTTCAAGCATTAGGCTGCCAATTTATTTCCAGCTCTGAGATTTACGAAGAATTGCAAACGAAAAGAGTTCTGTTGGAAGGTGCACAGGGAATAATGCTAGATTTGGATTCTGGTACCTATCCATTTGTGACAAGTAGCCAAACAACGGCACATGGAGCTTCTACAATTGATATAACTTTGACGGATGAAGACGAAGTAATGGGCGTCGTCAAAGCTTATACAACACGCGTTGGAGAAGGTGAATTTCCAACAGAGATATTGGGAGAGGAAGCAGATGAGTTACGGACATTAGGAAATGAATTCGGTGCTACGACCGGAAGGAACCGAAGAGTGGGCTGGTTAGATTTACCGCAATTACGCTATGCAATCCGTAAATCAAAACTAAATTCGATAGTGCTGACAAAAGGCGATGTCTTAAACGGCTATGATGAAATTAAAGTTTGTACTGGCTATGAATCAAGTGGTACTATCAAAAAAATGCCAATGATCGCGAATGAATTTCGTGATGTCAATCCAGTCTATAAAACATTAAAAGGCTGGAAAAGCGTTTTTGATATCAACTTTTTAAAATACATTACTTTTATTGAGCAAGAACTAGATTTAGAGATTCATTACATTTCATATGGGCCAAATACAGAAGATATTATGAGTAAAAAAGAATTTATCCTTAATATCAATTGA
- the purB gene encoding adenylosuccinate lyase produces the protein MIERYALSPIKELWELESKYQKWLEVELGVIHAYEEQGICETGTYEKALKAAKINVNEILAEEEIVNHDFIAFVNCVTKTMGDESRFFHLGLTSSDVEDTATSLLLRDALDIIFESLENYRRVLYEKSLQYKHTVTVGRTHGIHGEPTSFGFKLLGYVAECERNLERLKTIRKELSVGTLSGAVGNYANIDPEIERIALEFFDLDPTAVATQVIARDIHVDFLHVLAMIASSIERISVEIRHLQKTEVLEAQEGFKKGQRGSSAMPHKKNPILSERLTGLSRMVRSMVPIGYENIILWHERDISHSSTERFIFPESTQIVYYMTEKAQDLLNNLVVNEDRMLKNIDASYGLVYSQRVMLFLIEKGKTREYSYKLIQKNAMKAWDTRSSFKKYLLEDTEVMSIITEEELNSLFDPTFYTRNIDAVYRKFEES, from the coding sequence ATGATTGAACGATATGCACTTTCGCCAATCAAGGAATTATGGGAACTTGAATCGAAATATCAGAAATGGTTGGAAGTGGAATTAGGCGTGATCCATGCGTATGAGGAACAAGGCATTTGTGAGACAGGTACCTATGAAAAAGCTTTGAAAGCTGCAAAGATTAATGTTAATGAAATTCTGGCTGAAGAAGAAATTGTGAATCACGATTTTATCGCTTTCGTTAATTGCGTAACGAAAACAATGGGAGATGAAAGTAGATTCTTTCATTTAGGGCTTACGAGTTCAGATGTAGAAGATACAGCGACTAGTCTGCTGTTAAGAGATGCTTTGGATATCATTTTCGAATCACTTGAAAATTACCGACGTGTATTATATGAAAAGTCGTTACAGTATAAACATACGGTTACAGTAGGAAGAACACATGGCATCCATGGTGAACCTACGAGTTTTGGCTTTAAATTATTAGGTTACGTAGCTGAATGTGAACGAAACCTGGAACGTTTAAAAACAATTAGAAAAGAATTGTCTGTCGGCACATTGTCAGGAGCAGTAGGAAACTATGCAAATATCGATCCTGAAATTGAGAGAATCGCCTTAGAGTTTTTTGATTTGGATCCAACTGCTGTTGCCACTCAGGTAATCGCAAGAGACATCCACGTAGATTTCCTTCATGTCTTGGCGATGATTGCTTCTTCCATTGAAAGAATTTCTGTGGAAATCCGCCACTTACAAAAGACAGAAGTTTTGGAAGCACAAGAAGGATTTAAAAAAGGACAACGTGGTTCCTCCGCTATGCCGCATAAGAAAAATCCGATTCTTTCTGAGAGGTTAACAGGTTTATCTAGGATGGTTCGCTCCATGGTTCCGATTGGTTATGAGAATATTATTTTATGGCATGAACGAGACATTTCTCATTCTTCAACGGAACGATTTATTTTTCCAGAATCGACACAAATCGTGTATTACATGACGGAAAAAGCACAAGACCTACTAAACAATCTTGTAGTAAATGAAGATCGTATGCTCAAAAATATTGATGCATCTTATGGATTGGTTTATTCCCAGCGCGTGATGTTGTTTTTAATTGAAAAAGGAAAGACACGCGAGTATAGTTACAAATTGATTCAAAAAAATGCTATGAAAGCCTGGGATACGAGAAGCTCATTTAAAAAGTATTTGTTGGAAGACACAGAAGTGATGTCTATTATTACTGAAGAAGAATTGAACAGTTTGTTTGACCCAACATTTTACACCAGAAATATCGACGCCGTATATAGAAAGTTCGAGGAATCATAA
- a CDS encoding Gfo/Idh/MocA family protein, translating to MVKNQLKWAIVGTGTIANEFASQFPVENASVYGIVSRTKEKAQAFAEKYQIPQVFDEYSELLKEEAIQVVYIATPHNTHHEYIMAALEAGKHVVCEKAITVNKQQLDDAYQLAQRKNLYLFEAMTIHFMPLYQKIFQWLAEQNLGPLKMIQVNFGSYKDTNPNYYYFNKDLAGGALLDIGVYALHFTRWFLSSKPTEIHTLGNLHESGVDESSVIILRNKENELANISLTFHAKMPKQGMVVYEEGYVTITDYPRSNKATLTKLSGETVTFEEGKSEQGLQYEIAAISDIILNEKENPYFQYSLDVLEVMDEVRKQWGLKYDFE from the coding sequence ATGGTTAAGAATCAATTAAAGTGGGCAATTGTTGGAACAGGAACGATTGCGAATGAGTTTGCAAGTCAGTTTCCTGTAGAAAATGCTTCTGTGTACGGAATCGTTTCCCGTACGAAAGAAAAGGCACAGGCTTTTGCAGAGAAATATCAAATTCCACAAGTTTTTGATGAATACAGCGAATTGTTAAAAGAGGAAGCGATACAAGTTGTCTATATTGCAACGCCTCATAATACACACCATGAATATATCATGGCTGCTTTGGAGGCAGGAAAACACGTTGTTTGCGAAAAGGCAATTACAGTCAACAAACAGCAGCTTGATGATGCGTATCAATTAGCACAAAGAAAGAATTTATATTTATTTGAAGCAATGACGATTCATTTTATGCCATTGTATCAAAAGATTTTCCAATGGTTGGCTGAACAAAATTTAGGGCCGTTGAAAATGATACAAGTGAATTTTGGCAGCTACAAAGATACCAATCCTAACTATTATTATTTTAACAAGGATTTAGCTGGTGGTGCATTATTGGATATTGGTGTATATGCACTTCATTTTACACGTTGGTTCTTGTCGAGCAAACCTACCGAAATCCACACATTGGGAAATCTTCACGAATCCGGAGTGGATGAAAGTTCGGTAATCATTTTGCGAAACAAAGAAAACGAACTCGCAAATATATCGCTAACCTTCCATGCAAAGATGCCAAAACAAGGAATGGTTGTATATGAAGAAGGATATGTGACAATCACTGATTACCCGCGTTCTAACAAAGCGACTTTGACAAAATTATCCGGGGAGACGGTCACTTTCGAAGAAGGAAAGTCAGAGCAAGGCTTGCAATATGAAATAGCAGCAATCTCAGACATTATTTTAAATGAAAAAGAAAATCCTTATTTTCAATATAGCTTAGATGTATTGGAAGTCATGGATGAAGTCCGCAAGCAATGGGGCTTAAAATATGACTTTGAATAG
- a CDS encoding serine hydrolase — protein sequence MKRKRKFQLSLVAFFLSFSIAALVNLFGESEPSGNPNRIVSTFSETEAANLADSEAVVFNEQASENTAIAEVVQGLLDEYGTTPDQVSIVYYDLQNGNQYLLNEDAIFYAASTTKVAVAGIYIDLMEQGLLNWDSELPYYDSYYEEGNGEITNSEKRLAYPVDELIYQMLTYSDNTATNILEEYYTDTFGDYRTAVIKFSEIENPSSELYQGNYATGVLLAETLVKVAENDQYEAITDIMKEAQTGYRLKEYISEGVAAKYGSYDGWEHDIGIFYDGDAPEYVLVVLTNDMGDVDEFIGELSLQINKTRVNAS from the coding sequence ATGAAAAGAAAAAGGAAGTTTCAGTTGTCGTTAGTTGCATTCTTTTTATCGTTTTCGATTGCAGCGTTAGTGAACTTATTCGGCGAAAGTGAACCATCAGGAAATCCGAATCGTATTGTATCGACATTTTCCGAAACAGAAGCAGCTAATCTTGCTGATAGCGAAGCAGTTGTTTTCAATGAGCAAGCGAGCGAAAATACAGCTATTGCGGAAGTTGTTCAAGGATTGCTGGATGAATATGGGACTACGCCTGATCAAGTATCCATTGTCTATTATGACCTTCAAAATGGGAATCAATATTTATTAAATGAGGATGCTATTTTCTATGCAGCTAGCACGACAAAGGTAGCAGTTGCAGGAATATATATAGATTTGATGGAGCAAGGACTTCTGAATTGGGACAGTGAATTACCTTATTATGATTCCTACTATGAAGAAGGAAACGGAGAAATTACCAATTCAGAAAAACGATTGGCATATCCTGTTGATGAGTTAATCTATCAAATGTTAACTTATTCAGATAATACTGCTACGAATATTTTAGAAGAGTATTACACTGACACATTTGGAGATTATCGTACTGCCGTGATAAAATTTAGTGAGATAGAAAATCCAAGTTCAGAATTATATCAAGGAAATTATGCTACAGGAGTCTTGCTTGCTGAAACGCTGGTAAAAGTTGCAGAAAACGATCAATACGAGGCGATTACCGATATAATGAAAGAGGCTCAGACTGGTTATCGCTTAAAAGAATATATCTCAGAAGGAGTGGCTGCAAAATATGGCAGTTATGATGGATGGGAACATGATATTGGGATTTTTTACGATGGGGACGCTCCTGAATATGTGTTAGTTGTTTTGACAAATGATATGGGGGATGTTGATGAATTTATTGGAGAATTGAGTCTTCAAATAAATAAAACCCGGGTAAATGCAAGTTAA
- a CDS encoding serine hydrolase — protein MGKKRKFQVLLVAIVLLLSIVLVVRLSNTDDSGRNSESSVIIPSDIELEESGTEVESEAEPESLYDADTTAAEVIERVMNEYEVYPDQVSIVYRGLQNGDQYLLNEEEIFYAASTIKVAIAAIYVDLIEQGSLGWKSELPYSDSYYEEGEGDITNLEKMSAYPVDELIYQMLIYSDNTATNVLAAYYTSTFEDYRSAIYELSGVEYIDPELYEGNYITAEVLAQILLIISENDRYDSIVEIMKEAQTGYRLKQYVSEGMAAKYGSYEEWQHDTGIYYDGETPVYLLVVLTNGVGNVDEFMGDLNLQINEWQEAVQ, from the coding sequence ATGGGTAAAAAAAGAAAGTTTCAAGTGTTGCTCGTAGCTATTGTCCTGCTACTTTCGATTGTGTTGGTAGTACGACTGTCAAACACAGACGATTCTGGAAGGAACTCTGAAAGCAGTGTGATCATACCCTCTGATATAGAATTGGAAGAATCAGGTACAGAGGTTGAATCGGAAGCAGAGCCTGAAAGTCTATATGATGCTGATACGACTGCTGCTGAAGTGATTGAAAGAGTCATGAACGAATATGAGGTTTATCCGGATCAGGTTTCAATTGTGTATAGAGGTCTTCAAAATGGAGATCAGTATTTATTAAACGAAGAAGAGATTTTTTATGCGGCAAGTACTATAAAAGTAGCGATTGCGGCGATATATGTAGACTTAATTGAGCAAGGTTCATTAGGATGGAAAAGTGAACTTCCCTATTCTGATTCTTACTATGAAGAAGGAGAAGGCGATATTACGAACTTAGAAAAAATGTCTGCTTATCCTGTGGATGAATTAATTTACCAGATGCTCATTTATTCGGATAATACCGCTACAAACGTTCTAGCCGCATACTATACAAGTACATTTGAGGATTATCGCAGTGCCATTTATGAATTGAGTGGAGTAGAATATATAGATCCTGAATTATATGAAGGAAATTATATTACAGCTGAAGTTCTGGCTCAGATCTTGCTTATTATTTCCGAAAATGATCGCTATGATTCCATTGTTGAAATCATGAAAGAAGCTCAAACAGGTTATCGTTTGAAACAATATGTTTCGGAAGGAATGGCTGCAAAATATGGAAGTTATGAAGAATGGCAGCATGATACAGGAATTTATTATGATGGAGAAACACCGGTCTATCTTTTGGTAGTCTTAACAAATGGTGTTGGAAATGTAGATGAGTTTATGGGGGATTTGAATCTCCAAATCAATGAATGGCAAGAAGCAGTTCAATAG